Proteins found in one Desulfobacterales bacterium genomic segment:
- a CDS encoding FAD-dependent oxidoreductase encodes MKNTEYDAIVIGAGMGGLITGAVLAKREGMKVLVLEKESEIGGRIQCFGGPYGEYTEEEYRRLLGGAMGTWVIDSKPSLSEIIENGIFKDHIIEGGWHGMSAGDRNRFSLIARALGKKLPAENPIGFLYWKDGNWVEFREYFNDWSKESSLERGKIATERISLSRAEAAEYFHLSIKEYLSTLTDDKRVIDFYTTLARWQYCINDERMISAGDWILCNNMTSATGRHLSFGGGMGDVKGGTKVVALVFADIIRENGGEIVTKAKVKDVIIEKHKATGVVVEVNGKERKIYAKNVISNLQMSQIFSIIPKEYFPEELAKRIESYEPVAGLLMCIKTREPFETEWPKGIYVIDRLPGIELKGGNPVWGFEQISEVDPSRIINGKGCITQTWMPISAKDPDEIHNKELMQKANKAQLDFIRKQWPRFDEILEWYITVVAESVYGCSPIPGQIGDRRPGVKHPYLKNLFFTGDTVSQWDVGTSGAAHGALICASAVTGKDCLKILPEYMR; translated from the coding sequence ATGAAAAACACAGAGTATGATGCAATAGTCATTGGGGCGGGAATGGGAGGCTTAATAACTGGCGCCGTGCTGGCCAAACGGGAAGGGATGAAGGTGCTGGTGCTTGAGAAGGAAAGTGAGATAGGAGGACGGATTCAATGCTTCGGAGGGCCTTATGGAGAATATACTGAAGAGGAATATCGCCGCCTTCTTGGCGGGGCCATGGGAACCTGGGTGATCGATTCAAAACCTTCTCTTTCAGAGATTATCGAGAATGGTATTTTTAAGGACCATATTATAGAAGGGGGATGGCATGGTATGTCGGCAGGCGACCGTAACAGGTTCTCCCTGATAGCAAGGGCATTGGGGAAAAAACTGCCCGCCGAAAATCCCATCGGTTTCCTATACTGGAAAGATGGTAACTGGGTGGAGTTCAGGGAATATTTTAATGATTGGTCAAAAGAGTCGAGTCTCGAACGAGGCAAAATCGCTACTGAGAGAATTTCGCTTTCCCGTGCAGAGGCCGCTGAATATTTTCATTTGAGCATAAAGGAGTATCTTTCAACGTTGACGGATGACAAAAGGGTGATTGATTTTTATACGACACTGGCTAGATGGCAGTACTGTATTAATGACGAGCGAATGATATCCGCCGGCGATTGGATCCTTTGTAACAATATGACAAGTGCGACCGGCAGGCATTTATCCTTTGGCGGCGGAATGGGCGACGTCAAAGGCGGGACAAAGGTTGTGGCACTTGTTTTCGCAGATATCATTAGGGAAAACGGTGGCGAAATCGTTACCAAGGCGAAAGTCAAAGACGTTATCATAGAAAAGCACAAGGCAACCGGCGTTGTTGTGGAGGTAAACGGCAAGGAAAGAAAGATTTATGCAAAAAATGTGATATCGAATCTCCAAATGAGTCAGATATTCAGCATTATACCGAAAGAATACTTTCCTGAGGAACTTGCTAAAAGAATTGAAAGTTATGAACCGGTTGCCGGTTTGTTAATGTGTATCAAGACTCGTGAGCCGTTTGAAACGGAATGGCCCAAGGGCATTTACGTCATAGATCGCTTACCGGGGATTGAATTGAAAGGCGGTAATCCCGTATGGGGGTTCGAGCAGATCAGCGAAGTTGATCCTTCCAGAATAATTAACGGGAAAGGGTGTATTACGCAGACATGGATGCCTATTTCAGCAAAAGACCCGGATGAAATTCACAATAAGGAACTGATGCAAAAGGCGAACAAGGCGCAACTGGATTTTATAAGGAAACAGTGGCCCCGATTTGATGAAATTCTTGAGTGGTACATTACCGTGGTTGCTGAGTCGGTGTATGGGTGTAGCCCCATCCCCGGCCAGATAGGCGATAGAAGACCGGGGGTCAAACACCCGTATCTTAAGAACCTGTTTTTCACAGGGGATACGGTTAGCCAATGGGATGTGGGCACCAGTGGTGCGGCCCACGGCGCACTTATTTGCGCATCAGCCGTGACGGGGAAAGATTGCCTGAAAATACTTCCGGAATACATGAGGTGA
- a CDS encoding SDR family oxidoreductase, producing the protein MNPKEISECGVVLLGGTAGVGLETAAQFAEQGARVVLLGRNPERGGAACKVVRDRVPGADVGFVQVDAMDLADTVRAEQAARDRLGAIDVLVCSTGPSHPPVILRDIPIEEVKPRLDYILVPPLNMMCAILPAMRRQKGGAIINVASIAAKVATPGETAIGAAMAAITMFSQTAALEEKRNFIRINVLTPSLIANTPGAALFTTDSYSVKMWEKVASKAHLGVPEPEDIAMMTIFLAGPAARRITGQAISINGGISVG; encoded by the coding sequence ATGAATCCAAAAGAAATTTCAGAATGTGGTGTGGTCCTCTTGGGTGGGACGGCGGGTGTTGGATTAGAGACTGCTGCTCAATTCGCGGAACAGGGGGCGCGCGTCGTGCTGCTTGGGCGAAACCCGGAGCGTGGGGGTGCAGCATGTAAGGTGGTTCGCGACCGGGTGCCGGGCGCGGACGTGGGCTTTGTCCAGGTAGACGCCATGGATTTGGCAGACACCGTCCGGGCCGAGCAGGCAGCCCGCGACCGGCTGGGGGCGATAGATGTGCTGGTTTGCTCGACGGGCCCCAGCCATCCGCCGGTTATTTTGCGGGATATACCGATCGAAGAGGTCAAGCCGCGTCTGGATTACATTTTGGTGCCTCCTTTGAACATGATGTGTGCCATACTGCCCGCCATGCGTCGGCAAAAAGGTGGCGCCATTATCAATGTTGCTTCAATTGCCGCCAAGGTGGCTACGCCCGGTGAGACTGCGATCGGCGCCGCGATGGCGGCCATCACGATGTTCTCGCAGACGGCTGCGCTCGAAGAGAAAAGAAATTTCATTCGAATCAATGTTCTCACCCCGTCGCTGATCGCCAACACTCCGGGTGCCGCACTTTTTACGACTGATTCGTATAGCGTAAAAATGTGGGAGAAGGTTGCGAGCAAGGCACATCTGGGAGTTCCCGAGCCGGAAGATATCGCGATGATGACGATTTTTCTGGCCGGACCGGCGGCTCGACGCATCACCGGTCAAGCGATCAGTATCAACGGCGGTATTTCTGTCGGCTGA
- a CDS encoding enoyl-CoA hydratase-related protein has translation MYETFDLVVSDGIARLTMNQPDLGNPFNEVCCREFGQVANDIAGRKEVRVVLLSARGQYFSVGGDIVRFSQHIDTMADVVREATGSLHMGMARLMRMNAPIVACVHATAMGGAVSVLSNCDLVYSARSARFGAAYSKLGFTCDLGGTFGLASRIGLARARRFLLIGEVIDAAEAERIGLVDHVVEDEEIRIQAEQAAIQLSKGPTRAYGEIRRLMARTMSQGFEAQLEDEAQAFMRAAVTLDAREGITAFIEKRGPMFSGL, from the coding sequence ATGTACGAGACATTTGACTTGGTGGTGAGTGATGGAATAGCAAGACTGACCATGAATCAGCCCGACCTGGGTAATCCTTTCAATGAAGTGTGCTGCCGTGAGTTTGGCCAGGTAGCCAACGATATCGCTGGGCGAAAAGAGGTTCGCGTTGTCCTGTTGAGTGCCCGGGGCCAGTACTTCAGTGTTGGTGGTGATATCGTCCGGTTCTCGCAGCACATTGATACAATGGCCGATGTGGTACGTGAAGCGACCGGTAGCCTGCATATGGGGATGGCCCGCCTGATGCGAATGAATGCGCCAATTGTGGCATGTGTCCACGCTACCGCCATGGGCGGTGCCGTGTCGGTCCTTTCCAATTGCGATCTGGTCTATAGCGCTCGCTCAGCAAGATTCGGTGCGGCTTACTCTAAACTCGGATTTACTTGCGATCTTGGCGGTACTTTTGGGTTGGCCTCCCGTATCGGGCTTGCCCGGGCGAGACGTTTTTTATTAATAGGGGAAGTTATTGATGCTGCCGAGGCCGAACGAATAGGGCTTGTAGACCATGTGGTAGAGGATGAAGAAATAAGAATTCAGGCAGAGCAGGCCGCCATCCAGCTCAGTAAAGGCCCGACACGAGCATACGGAGAAATTCGAAGACTGATGGCTCGGACGATGTCCCAGGGCTTCGAGGCACAGCTTGAGGATGAAGCACAGGCTTTCATGAGGGCCGCAGTCACGCTGGACGCACGAGAAGGCATAACAGCATTCATCGAGAAGCGCGGGCCTATGTTCAGCGGGCTGTAA
- a CDS encoding class I adenylate-forming enzyme family protein: protein MKTLFTADMIYKSRELGARRFYDMTTEYDWVKRNAFAYPKKEALVDTLYGIEAEKRRRKTWPQALNDINLYIFNLLEAGLFKGETLICQLPNCIEHYYAYIAASKIGCWFLSNHVDFGQTETQGILEHVKPTIAIITPDWRGRDIVKWYKEYQKQHPELKKIYVIGDEVPEGTVSVSELLNPKIMEKFIPEDLDALKVGVFDPWIILETSGSTGLPKLVVHGSYYFQTFTISFSEKVNYTSRDKALLFGPMSGTAGKWGGIWTPLAVGAAVVLQTHYSDEWALRLTEEEKITMWNGVPAMGERALLGPFAEKYDLSSLIKFASAGGPISKEISSHLIDKGVVITNAYGTTESGGIASTNHWMKKDELLHSIGTPPAGLEIAIVDSEANRVPHGEVGELYIWALHHGYYNQPEYENDTWIKEGKWKGYQKTGDLGRFDERGHLVLTGRSKDMILRGSLNIFPKEIEDILSSHPKISQVSIVKMPDPILHERACAFVVLKHGAEKLTLDEVGDFLGGKGLGRMIYPERLEIIDVIPTGVAGKVDKTRLEMIIAEKIKEESV from the coding sequence ATGAAAACGTTGTTCACCGCAGACATGATCTATAAAAGCAGAGAGCTGGGGGCGCGCCGGTTCTACGACATGACCACCGAGTATGATTGGGTAAAAAGAAATGCGTTTGCATATCCCAAAAAAGAAGCACTGGTCGATACCCTGTATGGCATCGAAGCTGAAAAACGACGTAGAAAAACATGGCCGCAGGCGCTTAATGATATTAACCTATATATTTTTAACCTGCTGGAAGCCGGTTTGTTTAAAGGTGAAACGCTTATTTGCCAGTTGCCCAATTGCATTGAGCACTATTACGCATACATTGCCGCAAGCAAAATAGGATGCTGGTTTTTGAGCAATCATGTGGATTTTGGTCAGACGGAGACACAGGGAATTCTTGAGCACGTTAAACCGACAATTGCCATTATTACACCTGACTGGCGCGGCAGGGATATTGTAAAGTGGTATAAAGAATATCAGAAACAGCATCCTGAACTTAAAAAAATATATGTAATTGGCGATGAGGTTCCGGAGGGAACGGTATCTGTTTCTGAATTACTGAATCCAAAAATCATGGAAAAATTTATTCCGGAAGATTTGGACGCCTTAAAGGTCGGTGTCTTTGATCCGTGGATAATCCTGGAAACATCTGGAAGCACGGGGCTTCCTAAACTTGTTGTTCACGGATCTTATTATTTTCAAACGTTTACAATAAGTTTTTCCGAAAAAGTGAATTATACAAGCCGTGATAAGGCACTTTTATTCGGTCCCATGAGTGGTACTGCCGGGAAGTGGGGGGGCATATGGACGCCTTTGGCCGTGGGTGCCGCTGTGGTTTTGCAAACCCATTACAGTGATGAATGGGCCTTACGTTTAACCGAGGAAGAAAAAATAACCATGTGGAATGGGGTACCGGCCATGGGCGAAAGGGCGCTGCTGGGGCCCTTTGCAGAAAAGTATGACTTGAGTAGTTTGATAAAATTCGCTTCGGCTGGCGGCCCCATATCCAAGGAAATATCATCTCATTTAATAGATAAGGGTGTAGTAATTACGAATGCCTATGGTACTACAGAATCCGGAGGCATTGCATCCACAAATCACTGGATGAAAAAAGATGAGCTGCTTCATTCAATTGGCACACCTCCGGCGGGGCTTGAGATTGCGATAGTTGATAGCGAGGCTAATAGGGTTCCTCATGGTGAAGTAGGTGAGTTATATATTTGGGCGTTGCATCATGGCTATTATAACCAGCCGGAATACGAAAACGATACATGGATTAAAGAAGGGAAATGGAAGGGCTATCAAAAAACAGGGGACTTGGGTAGATTCGATGAGCGTGGCCACCTTGTTCTAACTGGAAGATCAAAGGACATGATTTTGAGGGGGTCTTTAAACATTTTCCCAAAAGAGATAGAAGATATTTTATCAAGCCACCCCAAAATTTCCCAGGTGTCAATAGTGAAAATGCCCGACCCTATTTTACACGAAAGAGCCTGCGCCTTTGTAGTACTGAAGCACGGAGCGGAGAAATTAACATTAGATGAGGTGGGTGATTTTTTAGGGGGCAAAGGGTTGGGGAGAATGATATACCCAGAACGGCTTGAGATTATAGATGTGATACCAACCGGTGTGGCTGGTAAGGTTGATAAAACGAGGTTAGAGATGATTATCGCTGAAAAAATAAAAGAGGAAAGCGTCTAA
- a CDS encoding methyl-accepting chemotaxis protein translates to MQTFLKEIQLGDAADKMILEKAREKMDALAGKYLLSCDTFFEGKQIELTSNIDEGHRRINITNKIVAIGNDTRVRAFESQVLWDTDLITTAMKNFELMEAKFADLRKITPLEKDVAQIDAAYKAVQGYRSAMEGFMADWQSLQELQRKSDDLGNALLEACQKLADAGALQTAAVAEGAMHALGGASKIMVGGLMATLLLGIVLAVLISGSVTRPVRYIINGLTNTAALVFSASEQVSSAGQSLAEGASEQAAAIEETSASLEEMSTMIKQNADNANATMAMMQDAQNVVNNVSRYMENMGKAVQDISTSSEETGKIIKTIDEIAFQTNLLALNAAVEAARAGEAGAGFAVVAEEVRNLALRAAQAAKTTADFIENTMKAVSNGKELTRSTITAFQENKEITEKVGGLIAEIAAASNEQASGIEQVNRAVVEMDHVTQQNAANAEETASASEQMNAQAKQLNGFVFNLSDIVGQGGLRATGRSALKLNGCRTDSRASPIL, encoded by the coding sequence ATGCAAACGTTTTTAAAAGAAATACAACTTGGCGACGCAGCCGATAAAATGATTTTGGAGAAGGCAAGAGAGAAGATGGATGCGTTAGCAGGTAAATACCTGTTGAGTTGTGATACATTTTTTGAAGGGAAGCAAATAGAACTCACTTCTAATATTGATGAAGGGCATCGCAGAATAAACATTACCAATAAAATTGTAGCGATTGGAAATGATACGCGTGTCAGGGCATTTGAATCTCAGGTTCTCTGGGACACGGACCTGATAACGACGGCGATGAAGAATTTTGAACTAATGGAGGCGAAATTCGCAGATCTGCGTAAAATTACCCCTTTAGAAAAAGATGTTGCGCAAATTGACGCTGCCTACAAAGCTGTTCAGGGGTATCGGTCGGCAATGGAAGGGTTCATGGCGGACTGGCAAAGCTTACAAGAACTTCAGAGAAAAAGTGATGATTTGGGAAACGCCCTGCTTGAAGCGTGTCAGAAACTTGCCGATGCCGGCGCTTTACAAACCGCTGCCGTTGCTGAAGGTGCCATGCACGCGCTTGGCGGTGCCTCAAAAATTATGGTCGGTGGCTTGATGGCAACGCTGTTATTAGGCATTGTGCTGGCGGTTCTGATTTCCGGCAGTGTCACACGGCCTGTCCGTTATATTATCAACGGTTTGACGAATACCGCTGCGCTTGTTTTTTCCGCTTCCGAACAGGTCTCTTCGGCCGGTCAGTCACTCGCCGAAGGGGCTTCGGAGCAGGCTGCCGCAATAGAAGAAACCTCCGCATCGCTTGAAGAGATGTCCACGATGATCAAACAGAATGCCGACAATGCCAACGCAACTATGGCGATGATGCAGGATGCCCAAAATGTGGTCAATAACGTCAGCCGGTATATGGAAAATATGGGAAAAGCGGTTCAGGATATTTCCACTTCGAGCGAGGAGACCGGAAAGATCATTAAAACCATCGATGAAATTGCATTTCAGACAAATTTGCTGGCTTTGAATGCGGCAGTGGAGGCGGCGCGGGCCGGTGAGGCGGGCGCCGGATTTGCAGTGGTGGCCGAAGAAGTTCGAAACCTTGCGCTGAGAGCGGCGCAGGCGGCGAAAACAACGGCGGATTTTATTGAAAATACCATGAAGGCGGTCAGCAACGGCAAAGAATTGACGCGATCGACAATAACGGCGTTTCAGGAAAACAAGGAGATTACGGAAAAGGTCGGTGGCCTTATAGCTGAAATTGCCGCCGCCTCAAATGAACAGGCGAGCGGCATCGAACAAGTTAACCGTGCGGTTGTCGAAATGGATCATGTAACACAGCAAAATGCGGCGAACGCGGAAGAGACGGCCTCCGCCTCTGAACAGATGAATGCCCAAGCAAAACAGCTTAACGGTTTTGTATTTAATTTGTCGGATATTGTTGGACAAGGCGGTCTGCGTGCAACCGGCAGAAGCGCCTTAAAATTGAATGGTTGTCGAACTGATTCCAGGGCTTCGCCAATACTGTAG
- a CDS encoding MCP four helix bundle domain-containing protein: MEKMTIGKKMGLGFGILILMAMVLGGIAVYEMRIVSVDSTKLAVEYIPLANAAGGIRDAGNRNRYAMRGYGFTEKPEFYDEAWVALNSMDSAIAKGFEATKGDSKSNKASTRLLEMIRKNREDYRATMSDIKTTFERMNVKRDAFNAHATDYSKASKTFLDNQNDALKKELVDHQNIMDVVTGLVDIGTSSQSQIYKAIAYNDSAMLLSAIEMISSVKLLADQLRLLSMNESDL; this comes from the coding sequence ATGGAAAAAATGACAATAGGAAAAAAAATGGGGCTTGGCTTCGGCATTCTGATTCTCATGGCGATGGTATTGGGCGGAATTGCTGTTTATGAAATGAGAATCGTGTCTGTGGATTCTACCAAACTTGCCGTTGAATATATCCCTCTGGCAAATGCGGCTGGCGGGATTCGGGATGCCGGCAATCGAAACAGGTATGCAATGCGCGGGTATGGATTTACCGAAAAACCAGAATTTTATGATGAAGCATGGGTCGCGTTGAACAGCATGGATTCGGCTATCGCCAAGGGATTTGAGGCGACAAAGGGTGATTCTAAGTCGAACAAGGCGTCAACCAGACTACTCGAAATGATAAGAAAAAACCGGGAAGACTACCGGGCGACCATGTCGGATATAAAGACAACCTTTGAGCGTATGAATGTAAAGCGCGACGCTTTTAATGCCCATGCCACAGACTACTCAAAGGCGAGTAAAACATTTCTAGACAATCAAAATGACGCATTAAAAAAAGAACTGGTTGATCATCAGAATATCATGGATGTTGTGACCGGTCTGGTGGATATCGGCACTTCCTCCCAATCTCAGATTTATAAGGCGATAGCCTATAATGATTCTGCCATGCTACTTTCCGCCATTGAAATGATTTCCAGTGTTAAACTGCTGGCGGATCAATTGCGGCTTCTTTCGATGAATGAGAGTGATCTTTAG